Proteins encoded together in one Kitasatospora albolonga window:
- a CDS encoding iron ABC transporter permease, protein MARRPAGVRTLWLLLALMALAAVMVASVAFGSREVPWADIQAALGGADETLGQAAATKRIPRTVLAVVVGAALGLAGAVMQGVTRNPLADPGILGVNMGASLAVVTAVAFFGLSSPTGYIWVAIAGAALSALFVYTVGTLGRGGATPLKLALAGAATSAAFASLVSAVILPRNDIAGSFRLWQIGGVGGASFERIGQVAPFLAVGFAICLLSARALNSLALGDELAAGLGERVAVARAVAALGAVLLCGAATAVAGPIAFVGLVVPHTCRLLVGVDHRWLLPLSALLGAALLTAADVVGRIVARPAEIDVGIVTALIGAPFFIYIVRRQKVRAL, encoded by the coding sequence ATGGCCCGGCGTCCGGCGGGCGTCCGCACGCTCTGGCTCCTGCTCGCCCTGATGGCGCTGGCCGCCGTCATGGTGGCCTCCGTCGCCTTCGGCTCGCGCGAGGTCCCCTGGGCCGACATCCAGGCCGCGCTGGGCGGCGCCGACGAGACCCTGGGGCAGGCGGCCGCCACCAAGCGGATTCCCCGTACGGTCCTTGCGGTCGTCGTCGGCGCGGCCCTGGGCCTCGCCGGAGCGGTGATGCAGGGGGTGACCCGTAACCCCCTGGCCGACCCCGGCATCCTCGGCGTCAACATGGGCGCCTCGCTCGCCGTCGTCACCGCCGTCGCCTTCTTCGGGCTCTCCTCGCCGACCGGCTACATCTGGGTCGCCATCGCGGGCGCCGCCCTCTCCGCCCTGTTCGTCTACACCGTCGGCACGCTCGGCAGGGGAGGGGCCACGCCGTTGAAGCTGGCGCTGGCGGGCGCGGCCACCTCCGCCGCCTTCGCCTCGCTGGTGAGCGCCGTCATCCTGCCCCGTAACGACATCGCCGGAAGCTTCAGGCTCTGGCAGATCGGCGGCGTCGGCGGGGCCTCCTTCGAGCGCATCGGACAGGTGGCGCCGTTCCTCGCGGTCGGCTTCGCGATCTGCCTGCTCTCCGCGCGCGCCCTCAACTCCCTCGCTCTGGGCGACGAGTTGGCCGCCGGACTCGGTGAACGCGTCGCCGTCGCCCGGGCGGTGGCCGCGCTCGGCGCCGTACTGCTCTGCGGGGCCGCCACCGCCGTCGCCGGGCCCATCGCCTTCGTCGGCCTCGTCGTCCCGCACACCTGCCGACTGCTCGTCGGCGTCGACCACCGCTGGCTGCTGCCGCTCTCCGCGCTGCTCGGGGCGGCCCTGCTCACCGCCGCCGATGTGGTGGGCCGGATCGTGGCCCGCCCGGCGGAGATCGACGTGGGCATCGTCACCGCGCTGATCGGCGCCCCCTTCTTCATCTACATCGTCCGCCGACAGAAGGTCCGTGCCCTGTGA